A region of Rhodamnia argentea isolate NSW1041297 chromosome 9, ASM2092103v1, whole genome shotgun sequence DNA encodes the following proteins:
- the LOC115752989 gene encoding BES1/BZR1 homolog protein 4 isoform X1, whose amino-acid sequence MTSGTRTPTWKERENNKRRERRRRAIAAKIFAGLRMFGNYKLPKHCDNNEVLKALCKEAGWTVEEDGTTYRKGCRPVERMDIMGGSTSASPCSSYHPSPCASYNPSPASSSFPSPARSPYPGNPHGNPDADSLIPWLKNLSSGPSSASSKLPHHLFIPGGSISAPVTPPLSSPTSRTPRAKNHWDHATASMAWTGQHNSVFPSSTPPSPGRQALPDSGWLAGIQIPQSGPSSPTFSLVARNPFGFKEEALSGAGSRMWTPGQSGTCSPAIAAGADLSSDIPMSDSMATEFAFGSNATGLVKPWEGERIHEDASDDLELTLGNSRTR is encoded by the exons atgaCGTCGGGGACTAGGACTCCGACGTGGAAGGAGAGGGAGAACAACAAGCGGAGGGAGCGGCGGAGGCGGGCGATCGCGGCGAAGATCTTCGCCGGCCTTCGGATGTTCGGCAACTACAAGCTCCCCAAGCACTGCGACAACAACGAGGTCCTCAAGGCTCTCTGCAAGGAGGCTGGTTGGACCGTCGAGGAAGACGGCACCACCTACAGGAAG GGATGCAGACCTGTGGAACGTATGGACATTATGGGAGGATCAACATCAGCGAGCCCATGCTCCTCGTACCACCCAAGCCCCTGTGCGTCCTACAACCCTAGTCCTGCTTCATCTTCCTTCCCGAGCCCTGCCAGATCACCATACCCTGGCAATCCCCATGGAAATCCTGATGCGGATTCTCTCATTCCGTGGCTGAAGAATCTTTCATCAGGCCCATCCTCGGCCTCATCCAAGCTACCCCATCATCTCTTTATTCCTGGGGGTTCAATAAGTGCTCCAGTTACTCCTCCATTAAGCTCTCCAACTTCCCGGACTCCCCGAGCCAAAAACCACTGGGATCACGCAACAGCTTCCATGGCCTGGACTGGACAGCATAACTCAGTTTTCCCCTCATCCACTCCCCCAAGCCCTGGCCGTCAGGCCTTACCTGATTCAGGATGGCTTGCTGGTATCCAAATCCCTCAAAGTGGGCCATCTTCTCCCACATTCAGCCTCGTTGCCCGAAATCCTTTTGGGTTTAAGGAGGAAGCTTTGTCTGGTGCAGGGTCCCGGATGTGGACTCCTGGGCAGAGTGGGACGTGTTCTCCAGCAATTGCTGCTGGTGCTGACCTCTCATCAGATATTCCCATGTCGGACAGTATGGCTACAGAGTTTGCATTTGGGAGTAATGCAACAGGCTTGGTGAAGCCCTGGGAGGGCGAGCGGATTCACGAGGATGCTTCTGATGATCTTGAACTCACGCTTGGGAACTCCAGAACCAGGTAG
- the LOC115752989 gene encoding BES1/BZR1 homolog protein 4 isoform X2, with the protein MTSGTRTPTWKERENNKRRERRRRAIAAKIFAGLRMFGNYKLPKHCDNNEVLKALCKEAGWTVEEDGTTYRKGCRPVERMDIMGGSTSASPCSSYHPSPCASYNPSPASSSFPSPARSPYPGNPHGNPDADSLIPWLKNLSSGPSSASSKLPHHLFIPGGSISAPVTPPLSSPTSRTPRAKNHWDHATASMAWTGQHNSVFPSSTPPSPGRQALPDSGWLAGIQIPQSGPSSPTFSLVARNPFGFKEEALSGAGSRMWTPGQSGTCSPAIAAGADLSSDIPMSDSMATEFAFGSNATGLVKPWEGERIHEDASDDLELTLGNSRTR; encoded by the exons atgaCGTCGGGGACTAGGACTCCGACGTGGAAGGAGAGGGAGAACAACAAGCGGAGGGAGCGGCGGAGGCGGGCGATCGCGGCGAAGATCTTCGCCGGCCTTCGGATGTTCGGCAACTACAAGCTCCCCAAGCACTGCGACAACAACGAGGTCCTCAAGGCTCTCTGCAAGGAGGCTGGTTGGACCGTCGAGGAAGACGGCACCACCTACAGGAAG GGATGCAGACCTGTGGAACGTATGGACATTATGGGAGGATCAACATCAGCGAGCCCATGCTCCTCGTACCACCCAAGCCCCTGTGCGTCCTACAACCCTAGTCCTGCTTCATCTTCCTTCCCGAGCCCTGCCAGATCACCATACCCTGGCAATCCCCATGGAAATCCTGATGCGGATTCTCTCATTCCGTGGCTGAAGAATCTTTCATCAGGCCCATCCTCGGCCTCATCCAAGCTACCCCATCATCTCTTTATTCCTGGGGGTTCAATAAGTGCTCCAGTTACTCCTCCATTAAGCTCTCCAACTTCCCGGACTCCCCGAGCCAAAAACCACTGGGATCACGCAACAGCTTCCATGGCCTGGACTGGACAGCATAACTCAGTTTTCCCCTCATCCACTCCCCCAAGCCCTGGCCGTCAGGCCTTACCTGATTCAGGATGGCTTGCTGGTATCCAAATCCCTCAAAGTGGGCCATCTTCTCCCACATTCAGCCTCGTTGCCCGAAATCCTTTTGGGTTTAAGGAGGAAGCTTTGTCTGGTGCAGGGTCCCGGATGTGGACTCCTGGGCAGAGTGGGACGTGTTCTCCAGCAATTGCTGCTGGTGCTGACCTCTCATCAGATATTCCCATGTCGGACAGTATGGCTACAGAGTTTGCATTTGGGAGTAATGCAACAGGCTTGGTGAAGCCCTGGGAGGGCGAGCGGATTCACGAGGATGCTTCTGATGATCTTGAACTCACGCTTGGGAACTCCAGAACCAG ATAA
- the LOC125316730 gene encoding ribosomal protein S19, mitochondrial-like, protein MGRSLWKGIFVDAFLSKIKDRKDLLANKKVWSRRSSILPEFVNTTVRIYNGKNFVRSKITEDKVGHKFGEFALTRKRKIHRANTAPAKKGGKK, encoded by the coding sequence ATGGGGCGATCCTTATGGAAGGGCATCTTCGTCGACGCGTTCCTCTCGAAGATCAAGGACAGGAAAGACCTCCTCGCGAACAAGAAGGTCTGGTCGCGCCGGTCCTCCATCTTGCCGGAGTTCGTCAACACCACCGTGCGGATCTACAACGGGAAGAACTTCGTTCGCTCGAAGATCACCGAGGACAAGGTCGGCCACAAGTTCGGCGAGTTCGCTCTCACGCGGAAGCGGAAGATTCACAGAGCGAACACCGCGCCGGCCAAGAAGGGAGGCAAGAAGTAG